A window of Candidatus Saccharibacteria bacterium contains these coding sequences:
- a CDS encoding DUF2309 domain-containing protein, with protein sequence MSQKNNHHFDEQQLLQELKHYLPTQGPLKDFVHHNTLHAFQDMNFYDAIFKASVIFGFQTTFSLDEYRELYKIKRITPEILDRSIKARKGAAGLKEWQANVLHKEYDSHAEPRVGRLREEWKRLYPIDLDNAVQPILFRILCSYIDQGVAVTSFPFEDKGLLYALRQLERYSAASFFETQRARDLLMNDSCTMTDLLKIVVGKEAYFEQYILDQQFGHRGWAGMVASLESKPESLLYQKKISLQDMIILELLLEIDALTSRLGTDWKPLGNGITQPPIDMFADQPTSELQEVLHIWHDAFEWSYYDTVLSGLLLTQHDGKAAKAAADAAKAPKSFQAIFCIDEREYSLRTHIEQLDSRCETFGAPGFFGVEFYFRPAHAKFNDKLCPAPVTPHYLIKEIADGDGRKHSQEIMYTKRSHTLARGFFYSYLLGMPALGRLAGNLIQPSESPAIANAFAHMDPAAKLTIVHEDGQKTEDGLQVGFTVPEMADRVERFLRNIGLIGNFAPLVYVIGHGSSSANNPHHGAHDCGACSGRPGLVNARVVSFMANLAPVRTLLAERGLAIPVGTQFVGGMHDTASDEIAFYDEDALTPEHSRLHNKHKQLFEDALDLNAKERSRRFKSIDTRQQLGSIRKDIKKRSVSYYEPRPELGHGTNALCVVGRRSMTKSLFLDRRAFLNSYDYTTDPEGALLGNVLAPLGVVCGGINLEYFFSRMDNYKLGAGTKLPHNVMGLVGVANSTDGDLRPGLPLQMVEVHDPVRLMMIVEHDPEVIKKVIQSNPSLYEWFANEWIHLVALDPKKKRLFVFEAGGFVPYTPLTKTLPTADDVSKLFETTPKMKTNHILDATRENLPVHIMRRK encoded by the coding sequence ATGTCTCAAAAGAATAATCATCACTTCGACGAACAACAGCTTCTGCAGGAGCTGAAGCACTATTTACCCACACAGGGCCCGCTTAAGGATTTCGTCCACCACAACACGCTCCATGCCTTTCAGGACATGAACTTTTATGACGCCATCTTTAAGGCATCGGTAATTTTTGGCTTCCAAACTACCTTTTCGCTCGACGAGTACCGAGAACTATATAAGATCAAGCGGATCACTCCTGAAATTCTGGACCGGTCAATCAAAGCGAGAAAAGGTGCTGCCGGCCTGAAAGAGTGGCAGGCCAATGTTCTACACAAGGAATACGACTCACATGCAGAACCCCGCGTCGGAAGATTAAGGGAAGAATGGAAGCGGTTATATCCAATCGATCTGGACAATGCGGTACAGCCGATTCTGTTCCGGATTCTTTGCAGTTATATCGACCAGGGCGTTGCTGTCACGTCCTTTCCATTCGAAGACAAGGGGTTGTTGTATGCACTGCGTCAGCTGGAGCGTTACAGCGCAGCCAGCTTCTTTGAGACGCAGCGGGCCCGTGATCTGCTGATGAACGACAGCTGCACGATGACTGACCTCCTCAAAATAGTCGTCGGCAAAGAAGCGTATTTTGAGCAGTACATCCTTGACCAGCAGTTTGGTCATCGGGGATGGGCAGGTATGGTAGCCAGCCTGGAAAGCAAGCCGGAATCTCTGCTGTACCAAAAGAAGATTTCACTGCAGGATATGATCATCCTGGAGCTTCTGCTCGAAATCGACGCACTGACCAGCCGGCTCGGCACAGACTGGAAGCCGCTTGGCAACGGCATCACCCAACCGCCCATCGACATGTTTGCCGACCAGCCCACAAGCGAGCTGCAAGAGGTGCTCCACATCTGGCACGACGCGTTTGAATGGAGCTATTATGATACGGTACTCTCCGGACTGCTCCTGACACAGCACGACGGCAAGGCTGCAAAAGCGGCCGCGGATGCAGCAAAAGCCCCCAAAAGCTTCCAAGCTATCTTTTGCATTGATGAACGGGAATATTCACTGCGCACCCACATAGAGCAACTGGACAGCCGCTGCGAAACATTCGGCGCGCCAGGCTTCTTTGGCGTCGAATTCTACTTTCGCCCGGCCCACGCCAAGTTCAATGACAAGCTTTGTCCCGCACCGGTCACCCCTCACTATCTGATCAAAGAAATCGCCGACGGAGATGGTCGTAAGCACTCGCAGGAAATCATGTATACCAAGCGGTCGCACACGCTGGCCCGGGGCTTCTTCTACTCGTATCTGCTGGGCATGCCAGCCCTTGGCAGGCTTGCCGGCAACCTGATACAGCCGAGCGAAAGTCCGGCGATCGCCAACGCCTTCGCCCATATGGACCCTGCGGCCAAACTGACAATCGTCCACGAGGACGGGCAGAAGACGGAAGATGGACTGCAGGTCGGGTTTACGGTGCCTGAGATGGCCGACCGTGTCGAGCGGTTCCTGCGAAACATCGGCCTGATCGGCAACTTCGCACCGCTCGTCTATGTCATCGGCCATGGTTCGAGCAGCGCGAACAATCCCCATCATGGAGCGCACGACTGCGGCGCTTGCAGCGGGCGTCCGGGCCTCGTCAATGCCCGGGTGGTGTCCTTCATGGCAAACCTTGCGCCGGTCAGGACTTTGCTTGCTGAGCGTGGCCTGGCCATTCCTGTCGGTACGCAGTTTGTCGGTGGGATGCACGATACGGCGTCGGATGAGATTGCATTCTACGACGAAGACGCCCTGACGCCGGAGCATAGCCGGCTCCACAATAAGCACAAACAGCTCTTTGAGGACGCCTTGGACCTGAACGCCAAAGAGCGATCGCGCCGGTTCAAGTCGATAGACACCAGGCAGCAGCTGGGAAGCATCAGAAAAGACATCAAGAAGCGCTCGGTTTCTTATTACGAGCCGCGGCCCGAGCTGGGGCATGGTACTAACGCGCTGTGCGTGGTGGGCAGGCGGAGCATGACCAAGTCGCTGTTCCTTGACCGGCGTGCCTTCTTGAATTCCTACGATTACACCACCGATCCAGAAGGTGCACTGCTGGGCAATGTGCTTGCGCCGCTTGGCGTGGTGTGTGGCGGTATCAATCTTGAATACTTCTTTTCACGCATGGACAACTATAAGCTGGGTGCGGGCACCAAGCTGCCGCATAACGTCATGGGGCTCGTCGGCGTGGCCAACAGCACCGACGGCGACCTGCGCCCGGGCCTGCCCCTGCAGATGGTCGAGGTGCACGACCCCGTGCGGCTGATGATGATAGTCGAGCATGATCCGGAGGTGATCAAAAAGGTAATCCAATCAAATCCCAGCCTGTACGAATGGTTCGCCAATGAATGGATCCACCTGGTCGCACTCGATCCAAAAAAGAAACGCCTCTTCGTATTTGAAGCCGGTGGATTCGTGCCATATACGCCGCTCACCAAGACGCTGCCCACAGCCGATGATGTATCAAAACTTTTTGAGACCACGCCCAAGATGAAGACGAACCACATCCTCGATGCCACCCGGGAAAACCTGCCAGTACACATAATGAGGCGGAAGTAA
- a CDS encoding prepilin-type N-terminal cleavage/methylation domain-containing protein yields the protein MKTNQSGFTIVELLIVIVVVGILTLIAVTSFGTAQWRASNASIIEEGVAWSKTIKAYHAAYGSFPNVTQNYYCLGTGFPVGFGGVPRCRDYKESVSGIPESDNAFLMTELAKAGKVSQGPKTAVGDYVGPFIYYFGNQTLDLIIVLKGTSIAECPKGWDVWWTDSTSVVFCRQYIAF from the coding sequence ATGAAGACGAACCAAAGCGGTTTTACAATCGTAGAGCTGCTCATCGTAATAGTCGTTGTCGGCATACTGACACTCATCGCGGTTACTTCGTTTGGAACCGCACAGTGGCGGGCGAGCAACGCGTCTATCATTGAAGAAGGGGTGGCCTGGAGCAAAACCATCAAGGCGTATCATGCCGCTTACGGCAGCTTCCCCAATGTCACACAGAACTATTATTGCCTGGGTACCGGTTTCCCCGTCGGCTTTGGCGGCGTTCCCCGGTGCAGGGACTACAAAGAAAGCGTGTCGGGCATACCGGAATCAGACAATGCCTTCCTGATGACGGAGCTGGCAAAAGCCGGCAAAGTCTCGCAAGGACCCAAGACTGCCGTCGGCGATTACGTCGGGCCATTCATCTATTACTTCGGTAACCAAACGCTCGATCTTATCATCGTCCTAAAAGGAACGAGCATCGCCGAGTGCCCGAAAGGCTGGGACGTCTGGTGGACCGACAGCACCTCGGTGGTATTCTGCAGGCAATATATCGCCTTCTAG
- a CDS encoding Fic family protein produces the protein MQTIDEQSKKRAKALFGSPELSSFEIGTTKGLQQIHQYLFGDLYDFAGEIRTKNISKDGFRFANSLYLKDALRRIEEMPETTFEEIIEKYAEMNIAHPFMEGNGRSARIWLDLILKKRLGTCINWASIDKNDYFEAMIRSHVNSLELRELLRMALTDKIDDREVFMKGIDQSYYYEELDDYKG, from the coding sequence ATGCAAACCATTGATGAACAAAGCAAGAAACGAGCTAAGGCGCTTTTTGGCAGCCCTGAGCTGTCGTCCTTTGAAATTGGCACGACGAAAGGCTTGCAGCAGATTCATCAGTATCTTTTCGGTGACTTATATGACTTTGCAGGAGAGATCCGTACAAAGAACATCAGCAAAGACGGTTTCCGATTCGCCAACTCATTGTATCTAAAAGATGCTTTGCGCCGTATTGAGGAGATGCCCGAGACTACCTTTGAGGAGATCATTGAAAAATATGCCGAAATGAACATTGCTCATCCGTTCATGGAGGGCAATGGCCGTAGCGCACGTATCTGGCTGGACCTCATCTTAAAGAAGCGCTTAGGCACATGCATCAATTGGGCTTCCATTGATAAGAATGACTATTTTGAGGCTATGATACGCAGCCATGTCAATAGTCTGGAACTGCGAGAGTTGTTGAGGATGGCGTTGACTGACAAGATTGATGACCGTGAAGTATTTATGAAGGGCATTGATCAATCGTACTACTACGAGGAATTGGATGATTATAAAGGCTGA
- a CDS encoding DUF2726 domain-containing protein has product MELFIIIGVLIVAVVILARITHGHESARRKVFKNDAYAYVPKPSVMSPSEAEFFWRLQAVVQNRYFIFPQMHLSSLLDHRVKGQEWKYALWHINGKSVDYVLCDKRTLRPVYAIELDDPSHDRPDRVKRDKEVERIFEEADLPLVRFREYKNLSAQDIATTLAGARKLTQRSE; this is encoded by the coding sequence ATGGAACTGTTTATCATCATCGGCGTGCTTATTGTCGCCGTCGTCATCCTGGCACGAATCACCCATGGGCATGAGAGTGCCCGCCGTAAAGTTTTCAAAAATGATGCCTATGCATATGTGCCCAAACCATCGGTCATGTCACCCAGCGAAGCTGAGTTCTTTTGGAGGCTCCAGGCGGTAGTGCAAAACAGATACTTCATTTTTCCGCAGATGCACTTATCATCCCTGCTCGACCATCGGGTGAAAGGGCAGGAGTGGAAGTATGCCCTGTGGCACATCAACGGCAAATCCGTCGACTACGTCCTCTGCGACAAGCGGACCCTCCGCCCCGTCTACGCCATCGAACTCGACGATCCTTCACACGACCGTCCCGACCGGGTGAAGCGCGATAAAGAAGTAGAACGCATCTTCGAAGAAGCCGACCTCCCCCTGGTCCGCTTCCGGGAATATAAAAACCTATCCGCCCAAGACATCGCTACGACTCTTGCCGGCGCCCGCAAACTGACGCAGCGCAGCGAATGA
- a CDS encoding YitT family protein, which translates to MRYIRANIIQRIAVVIFGAAVTAAGLQFFLLPNHMLDGGVTGLSILSAKLSGLPLGLFLVLLNAPFVFLGYKKFGRAFACYSILGITTLALLTFVHVEHGFTDVPILAAVFGGMIVGIGVGIVVRYGGIIDGADTIAVLIDRETIFSVSEAIMAINGVIILIAGFVFGWEQAMYSLVAYFVAHKAINVTVEGLDESRCVWVVSMHVRPIGKVINELIREPVTYIREADAKAREPHGIMLVVITRLEEQKVKAAIRAVDPTSYIVMTGAHEVVGKISEHSLYRDAGVRKGSPSKSKA; encoded by the coding sequence ATGAGATATATCCGGGCCAACATCATCCAGCGCATCGCAGTCGTCATCTTCGGCGCGGCTGTGACGGCGGCCGGGCTGCAATTCTTCCTGCTGCCTAACCATATGCTTGACGGTGGCGTGACGGGCCTGTCTATCCTGTCGGCCAAACTGTCGGGGCTGCCATTAGGCCTGTTTCTGGTGCTGCTCAATGCGCCGTTCGTCTTTCTGGGCTACAAGAAGTTTGGGCGGGCCTTTGCCTGCTATTCGATCCTTGGCATCACGACGCTGGCATTATTGACCTTTGTGCATGTGGAGCATGGTTTCACCGACGTGCCGATCCTGGCGGCGGTCTTTGGCGGCATGATCGTCGGCATCGGTGTCGGTATCGTCGTGCGGTATGGCGGCATCATCGACGGCGCCGATACGATCGCCGTGCTTATCGACCGTGAAACGATCTTTTCTGTCAGCGAGGCCATCATGGCCATTAACGGCGTCATCATCCTCATCGCCGGCTTTGTCTTTGGCTGGGAGCAGGCCATGTACTCACTGGTTGCGTATTTCGTGGCGCACAAGGCCATCAATGTGACGGTTGAGGGGCTTGATGAATCACGTTGTGTCTGGGTGGTCAGTATGCACGTGCGTCCCATCGGCAAGGTCATCAACGAGTTGATCCGGGAGCCGGTGACCTATATCCGTGAGGCCGATGCCAAGGCTCGCGAGCCGCACGGTATCATGCTCGTCGTCATCACGCGGCTGGAGGAGCAGAAGGTGAAGGCGGCCATCCGGGCGGTCGACCCGACGTCATACATCGTCATGACGGGGGCGCATGAGGTGGTGGGGAAGATATCGGAGCATTCGCTGTATAGGGACGCGGGTGTGCGCAAGGGTTCTCCATCGAAGTCCAAAGCTTGA